In a genomic window of Infirmifilum sp. NZ:
- the rpmC gene encoding 50S ribosomal protein L29, with protein sequence MPKGLMSIDEIRGMSPEDRRKKLAELRAELARLKAQAMRGSLEKPALIRKTKRTIAMILTVEREEARKKQ encoded by the coding sequence ATGCCTAAGGGGCTAATGAGCATTGACGAAATAAGGGGCATGAGCCCGGAAGACCGGAGGAAAAAGCTCGCTGAGCTGAGGGCAGAGCTCGCACGGCTGAAGGCTCAAGCGATGAGAGGGTCTCTGGAGAAACCAGCTCTTATAAGGAAGACGAAGAGAACCATCGCGATGATCCTCACCGTTGAAAGGGAAGAGGCTCGAAAGAAGCAGTAG
- a CDS encoding DUF211 domain-containing protein, producing MSKEPSITRMLIDALKPRDVTVVDIARSLISLEKVSRVEINVAEVDVKTETLKISISGTGIDIKEIERTLEKHATVIRSIDYVVAEK from the coding sequence GTGAGCAAAGAGCCGTCGATAACGCGCATGCTGATCGATGCCCTCAAGCCCCGTGACGTCACAGTAGTGGATATCGCGCGATCCCTGATCAGCCTCGAGAAGGTAAGCAGGGTTGAAATCAATGTGGCAGAGGTCGACGTCAAGACAGAAACCCTGAAAATCAGCATTAGCGGGACAGGCATAGATATCAAGGAGATTGAAAGAACACTTGAGAAGCATGCCACAGTGATCAGAAGCATAGACTACGTTGTAGCTGAAAAGTGA
- a CDS encoding RNA methyltransferase — translation MYSANSPCERLKDIGVIFVQPLYEQNIGYIARCMKNFCLSELLLVKPRCSLGVESIRYAMHGADVIEKARVVDSFEEAIKEFDLVACTTGVKGSGVLRRYLSPREAAEIIAGSTGRRAIVIGREDWGLTNEELSLCDLVVTIEANPDYPSLNASHAAVIVFYEIFNALVRVPKPRVERPRREEVEKLLEYIDLLGLELGYNDARREKAKLIVRRLVAETMFSALELRVMLGFFGDSLRKIKNCGERAHAQEA, via the coding sequence GTGTACTCAGCTAACAGTCCTTGTGAGAGGTTAAAGGACATAGGCGTCATATTCGTGCAGCCGCTTTATGAGCAGAATATCGGCTATATAGCCCGCTGTATGAAGAACTTCTGCCTCTCGGAGCTCCTTCTCGTGAAGCCAAGGTGCTCATTGGGGGTTGAGAGCATAAGGTACGCGATGCACGGAGCAGACGTTATTGAGAAAGCTAGGGTCGTCGACAGCTTCGAGGAAGCCATTAAGGAGTTTGACCTCGTGGCATGCACCACAGGTGTGAAGGGAAGCGGCGTCCTCAGGAGATACTTATCGCCCCGTGAGGCCGCCGAGATAATCGCTGGGAGTACTGGCCGCCGCGCCATAGTTATCGGCCGCGAAGACTGGGGGTTGACGAACGAGGAACTTTCACTCTGCGACCTGGTGGTCACCATAGAGGCTAACCCGGACTACCCCTCCTTGAACGCTTCTCACGCGGCGGTGATCGTCTTCTACGAGATATTCAATGCTCTGGTGCGAGTCCCCAAGCCGAGGGTCGAGCGTCCAAGGAGAGAGGAGGTCGAGAAGCTTCTCGAGTACATCGACCTCTTAGGGCTAGAGCTGGGCTACAACGACGCCAGACGCGAAAAAGCGAAGCTCATAGTAAGGCGCCTCGTTGCCGAAACAATGTTCTCCGCCCTCGAGCTGAGGGTGATGCTCGGCTTCTTCGGTGATAGCTTAAGGAAAATTAAAAATTGCGGAGAACGGGCACACGCTCAGGAAGCATAG
- the leuS gene encoding leucine--tRNA ligase, whose amino-acid sequence MGWWLSIASRLKFPGVDEKKRDFLKSVEAKWQRRWAELRVFEADPEPGKPKFFVTFPYPYINSYPHLGTAYTVLRVDIAARFKRMRGYNVLFAQGWHATGGPIVAAALRVREGDPKQISILKSMGISEEDIPKFKDPEYWVCFFSRGFKEDFSRYGLSIDWRREFFTTYLNPPYNKFIQWQYTVLREKGLITKGSHPVVWCPKEKKVVGDHDRPDEYAGIGPEEVVIIKFSGEDGLVYPCMTYRPETVWGAVNIWVNPDAEYIIADVDGEKWVLGQYGAEELQDQGHTVRVVGRVKGAELVGRYALNPVTGWRVPVLPAVFVAHDIGTGVVMSVPAHAPFDWVALEDLKRDPHLLDKYGLDPAVLEAVHPVGLIELEGYGPYPAETAVRKHGARYQGETEKLEEATREVYSKEFYNGVLKAEVYGQRWGGRRVFEVKEEVIDHLVGLGVAVRHFTLPRPVFCRCGSRTHVKIVEDQWFLRYSDREWKMKAHECIDKMVFLPPEIRQEFHRLVDWYEDWACTHERELGTPLPWDDKWVLESLSDSTIYMAYYTIAKYLQHPEDHGLRWEKLDNAFFDYIFLGKGSAEEVASRLGVSADLVKRMREEFLYWYPVDLRVSGKDLVPNHLVFFIMHHVAIFPPEHWPRGIAVNGWINVAGEKMSKSKGNFILLREALEYWGADATRLTNAYAGNTGLDDGNFEPEFASRAVDLLYEWYSFATENYGRGDDERKFIDEWFESVLNRTLKYVGEEYEKLNTKNVVTEGFFNLQNSFKWYLRRRGAPNRELLKRFIEVQTLILAPITPHVAEEIWEKIGKSTLIVKERWPEPELDKINEEIEKAEKIVQRVLEDIQELLRVVKSENVREVALVLPARWKYDFLTQVKQGVGVYGKVQLAIREALKNLPQDTRREASKLVEVIAKNAEVLDLLVSPAIEERALRDAVTFFEQMTGLKVRVLSEEEAEGMAKAHLALPARPAIILL is encoded by the coding sequence GTGGGGTGGTGGCTCTCCATTGCTAGCAGGCTTAAATTCCCAGGCGTCGACGAGAAGAAGAGGGACTTTCTGAAAAGCGTTGAAGCGAAGTGGCAGAGGCGCTGGGCCGAGCTTAGAGTTTTCGAGGCGGATCCCGAACCCGGGAAGCCCAAGTTCTTCGTGACGTTTCCGTATCCCTACATTAACTCGTACCCCCACCTGGGGACAGCATACACAGTACTCAGGGTCGACATCGCAGCCCGCTTCAAGAGGATGAGGGGATACAACGTTCTCTTCGCTCAAGGCTGGCACGCGACAGGTGGGCCTATAGTTGCTGCGGCTCTGAGGGTTAGGGAGGGTGATCCGAAGCAGATAAGCATACTCAAATCCATGGGCATCAGCGAGGAGGATATTCCAAAGTTTAAAGACCCGGAATACTGGGTGTGCTTCTTCTCTAGGGGCTTCAAAGAGGATTTCAGCAGGTACGGGTTGTCGATCGACTGGAGGCGTGAGTTCTTCACAACTTACCTTAACCCCCCTTACAACAAGTTCATACAGTGGCAGTACACGGTTCTCAGGGAGAAGGGGCTCATAACAAAGGGCTCTCACCCTGTTGTCTGGTGCCCCAAGGAGAAGAAGGTAGTGGGAGACCACGACAGGCCCGATGAGTACGCGGGCATAGGGCCAGAAGAGGTTGTCATAATCAAGTTCAGCGGCGAGGACGGCCTAGTGTACCCCTGTATGACGTATAGGCCCGAGACCGTGTGGGGTGCTGTGAACATCTGGGTAAATCCAGATGCCGAGTATATCATAGCCGACGTAGACGGGGAAAAGTGGGTTCTGGGACAGTACGGTGCTGAAGAGCTTCAAGACCAGGGTCACACCGTCCGCGTCGTAGGGCGCGTCAAAGGGGCAGAGCTTGTCGGGCGCTACGCGCTGAATCCTGTCACGGGCTGGAGAGTCCCGGTTTTGCCAGCTGTGTTTGTCGCGCACGACATCGGGACAGGCGTCGTGATGTCCGTACCTGCGCACGCTCCATTCGACTGGGTAGCCCTTGAGGACTTGAAGAGAGACCCGCACCTTCTCGACAAATACGGTTTGGACCCCGCTGTACTGGAGGCGGTGCACCCCGTGGGCCTGATCGAGCTGGAGGGATACGGACCGTATCCTGCGGAAACAGCGGTCAGGAAGCACGGGGCTAGGTATCAAGGTGAGACAGAGAAGCTGGAGGAGGCAACGCGGGAGGTGTACTCGAAGGAGTTCTACAACGGGGTTCTGAAGGCTGAAGTTTACGGCCAGAGATGGGGCGGCAGGAGGGTGTTTGAGGTCAAGGAGGAGGTCATAGACCACTTGGTTGGCTTGGGAGTTGCTGTGAGGCACTTCACCCTCCCAAGGCCTGTTTTCTGCAGGTGCGGATCTCGCACGCACGTGAAGATCGTCGAGGATCAGTGGTTCCTCAGGTACAGCGACAGGGAGTGGAAGATGAAGGCCCACGAATGCATCGACAAGATGGTATTCCTGCCGCCAGAGATAAGGCAGGAGTTTCACAGACTCGTAGACTGGTACGAGGACTGGGCTTGCACGCATGAACGCGAGCTCGGCACACCACTACCGTGGGATGACAAGTGGGTTCTCGAGTCCTTAAGCGACTCGACGATCTACATGGCGTACTACACTATCGCGAAGTACCTTCAGCACCCCGAAGACCACGGCTTGAGATGGGAAAAGCTCGACAACGCGTTTTTCGACTACATCTTCCTGGGGAAGGGGAGCGCCGAAGAAGTCGCGAGCAGGCTCGGGGTCAGCGCCGACCTCGTCAAGAGGATGCGGGAAGAGTTCCTGTACTGGTACCCGGTGGACCTCAGGGTTTCGGGCAAGGACCTGGTACCGAACCACCTCGTGTTCTTCATCATGCACCACGTGGCCATCTTCCCCCCGGAGCACTGGCCGAGGGGGATCGCCGTGAACGGGTGGATCAACGTCGCGGGAGAGAAGATGTCCAAGTCGAAGGGGAACTTCATCCTGCTCAGGGAGGCTCTGGAGTACTGGGGTGCGGATGCCACGCGCCTCACCAACGCCTATGCTGGCAACACAGGCCTCGATGACGGGAACTTCGAGCCGGAGTTCGCCTCCAGGGCGGTTGATCTTCTTTACGAGTGGTACTCTTTCGCCACTGAGAACTACGGCAGGGGCGACGACGAGAGGAAGTTCATAGACGAGTGGTTCGAGAGCGTTCTCAACCGCACGTTGAAGTACGTTGGAGAGGAGTACGAGAAGCTCAACACGAAGAACGTCGTGACGGAGGGCTTCTTCAACCTCCAGAACTCCTTCAAGTGGTACTTGAGGCGCAGGGGGGCTCCAAACAGGGAGCTTCTCAAGCGCTTCATCGAGGTTCAAACCCTTATACTCGCTCCCATAACTCCTCACGTCGCTGAAGAGATATGGGAGAAGATCGGGAAGAGCACGCTCATAGTGAAGGAGCGCTGGCCGGAACCGGAGCTCGACAAGATAAACGAAGAGATCGAGAAGGCGGAGAAGATAGTTCAGAGAGTGCTTGAGGACATACAGGAGCTCCTCAGAGTGGTGAAAAGCGAGAACGTGCGCGAAGTGGCACTGGTCCTCCCAGCGCGGTGGAAGTACGACTTTCTCACTCAGGTAAAGCAGGGTGTCGGTGTCTACGGAAAAGTTCAGCTCGCGATACGCGAGGCCCTGAAGAACCTTCCTCAGGATACCAGGAGAGAGGCGTCTAAGCTTGTGGAGGTTATCGCCAAGAACGCCGAGGTCCTGGACCTCCTGGTTAGTCCGGCGATTGAGGAGAGGGCCTTAAGAGACGCGGTGACTTTCTTCGAGCAGATGACGGGCCTTAAAGTAAGGGTCTTGAGCGAGGAGGAGGCTGAAGGCATGGCTAAGGCGCACCTCGCCCTTCCAGCCAGGCCAGCGATCATCCTCCTTTAA
- a CDS encoding 30S ribosomal protein S26e encodes MPKKRKSRGRHKGGKGKEDLVQCDECGALIPRSKAVKITKPVVAVDPQLLKELRDKGAVIPQYTVTKYLCLRCAIHRGIIKIRPEEERKKENIKWNFF; translated from the coding sequence ATGCCTAAGAAGAGGAAGTCTCGCGGACGCCATAAAGGCGGTAAAGGTAAAGAGGATCTCGTGCAGTGCGACGAATGCGGTGCGCTGATACCCAGGTCGAAGGCCGTTAAGATAACGAAGCCCGTCGTGGCCGTTGACCCGCAATTACTGAAGGAACTGAGGGACAAAGGTGCTGTAATCCCGCAGTACACGGTGACGAAGTACCTTTGCCTTCGGTGCGCCATACACCGGGGAATAATCAAGATCAGACCAGAGGAGGAACGCAAGAAGGAAAACATCAAATGGAACTTCTTCTAA
- a CDS encoding 30S ribosomal protein S3: MSSTAHKAVKQGLQYMMLHEYIQRQFAKANYVHTQFFKTPIGTKVIIYAGVPGMVIGRRGANIKALAEVLEKEFGLENPQIDVVEVPNQDLNAKIMAYRIARALVRGVKFRRAAMVALNRIMAAGARGAEVVISGKLTSQRHRTERFTRGYLPKSGEPGEELVDEACVHVLLKLGMYGVKVRIMRPERMPDSIELKAPQAAVEEVRKG, encoded by the coding sequence ATGTCGTCCACAGCGCATAAGGCTGTGAAGCAAGGCCTCCAGTACATGATGCTTCACGAGTACATCCAGAGGCAGTTCGCGAAGGCAAACTACGTGCACACTCAGTTCTTCAAGACGCCGATAGGCACGAAAGTTATCATCTACGCGGGAGTACCCGGGATGGTCATAGGTAGGCGAGGTGCCAACATTAAGGCTTTGGCTGAGGTGTTGGAGAAGGAGTTTGGTCTCGAAAACCCCCAGATCGACGTCGTGGAGGTGCCTAACCAGGACCTCAACGCCAAGATAATGGCCTACAGGATTGCTAGAGCCCTGGTTAGGGGTGTGAAGTTCCGGAGGGCTGCGATGGTCGCCCTCAACAGGATTATGGCTGCGGGCGCGCGGGGCGCTGAAGTCGTTATAAGCGGTAAGCTGACAAGCCAGAGGCACAGAACGGAGCGCTTCACGAGAGGGTATCTACCTAAGTCAGGTGAACCAGGGGAGGAGCTGGTCGATGAAGCCTGCGTGCACGTGCTCCTGAAGCTCGGGATGTATGGTGTGAAGGTACGCATCATGAGGCCTGAAAGAATGCCCGACAGCATCGAGCTAAAAGCTCCTCAGGCAGCGGTGGAAGAGGTCCGTAAAGGTTAA
- a CDS encoding DUF2192 domain-containing protein, with amino-acid sequence MQELHKKRIEVAINIWGEILEGSFSSRSEIVRFVREVYEENRLEPIRGKTKIDIYDKELATIYLVGKYGLGLDEELERYSHLFSIELKSDKVIERVLQGDSPRKSMLEVFGTLDENMVFRVLRLAMTAVILGFMPEERFIAVLTSFEKEFPELDKNIQGFKRFYIAYRLAEEIAAGKVRNRIEKETLKHAMCVRLNAERAAPPDRFIREIAVEALRIPEHKVNSALSLSD; translated from the coding sequence TTGCAAGAGCTCCACAAAAAGCGAATTGAAGTAGCCATTAACATCTGGGGCGAAATTCTCGAGGGCTCTTTCTCAAGCAGGAGCGAGATCGTCCGTTTTGTTCGCGAAGTATACGAGGAGAACAGGCTCGAGCCGATCCGTGGAAAGACGAAGATCGACATATACGACAAGGAGCTGGCGACGATATACCTTGTCGGCAAGTACGGTTTAGGCCTCGATGAAGAGCTTGAGAGATACTCGCACCTTTTCAGCATCGAGCTTAAAAGCGATAAAGTCATTGAGAGAGTTTTACAGGGTGACAGCCCGAGGAAGAGCATGCTCGAAGTGTTCGGAACGCTTGACGAGAACATGGTCTTCCGCGTACTCCGCCTTGCAATGACCGCGGTGATTCTAGGCTTCATGCCCGAAGAGAGGTTCATAGCCGTTCTCACAAGCTTCGAGAAGGAGTTCCCCGAGCTGGATAAGAACATACAGGGGTTTAAGCGATTTTACATAGCATACAGGCTGGCCGAGGAGATAGCTGCTGGCAAGGTGAGGAACCGAATCGAGAAAGAAACCCTTAAGCACGCTATGTGTGTTCGCCTAAATGCTGAGAGAGCAGCTCCGCCCGACCGGTTCATAAGGGAAATCGCCGTTGAGGCTTTAAGGATACCTGAGCACAAGGTAAACTCTGCGCTAAGCCTCAGCGACTAG
- the speB gene encoding agmatinase, translated as MNLRFYLTPVTPPLFGREGKPEDGIVVLGIPFDGAASRIPGQRFAPRKVREVSVELETFSPELGISVEEIGYHDAGDLPVVTDYAVMQNFTTKVVEELRDSGKLPIVIGGDHSVTFPVVSTLAARSKELLVLVFDAHMDLRDEWPWGVRFSHATVMRRLLETSGSVSVAYYSPRAFSREEYDYTRSSSRVKIVRNAGELRELVESSENVYISLDIDAVDPAYAPGTGTPEPMGLAPQEVASALRVAVSHAQEVVGFDVVEVNPLVDCNEITSLLAAKLVMEFLFACYTYEKCGVR; from the coding sequence GTGAACCTCAGATTCTACCTCACTCCGGTGACACCGCCTCTCTTCGGCCGCGAAGGTAAACCCGAGGACGGCATCGTCGTGCTAGGAATACCCTTCGACGGCGCAGCCTCACGCATCCCAGGTCAGAGGTTCGCCCCAAGGAAGGTGCGCGAGGTGTCCGTGGAGCTCGAGACCTTCTCACCCGAGCTGGGAATCAGCGTGGAGGAAATCGGCTATCACGACGCGGGAGACCTGCCAGTGGTGACGGACTACGCTGTGATGCAGAACTTTACAACAAAAGTTGTAGAGGAGCTGCGTGATAGCGGGAAGCTGCCCATCGTCATCGGGGGAGACCACTCTGTAACCTTTCCCGTGGTATCGACGCTCGCTGCAAGATCCAAGGAGCTGCTTGTTTTGGTCTTCGACGCGCACATGGATCTCAGGGACGAGTGGCCTTGGGGTGTGCGGTTCTCCCACGCGACGGTTATGAGGAGGTTACTTGAGACGTCGGGTAGTGTCTCCGTTGCCTACTACTCTCCGCGCGCTTTCTCGAGGGAGGAGTACGACTACACAAGATCTAGCAGCAGAGTTAAAATCGTCAGGAACGCCGGAGAGCTACGGGAGCTGGTGGAGAGCTCGGAGAATGTGTACATTTCCCTCGACATTGACGCAGTGGACCCAGCTTACGCACCAGGAACAGGCACACCTGAACCCATGGGACTCGCCCCTCAGGAGGTCGCTTCCGCTCTGCGGGTTGCAGTGAGCCATGCCCAAGAAGTCGTGGGCTTCGACGTAGTCGAAGTAAACCCTCTAGTTGACTGCAATGAGATAACTTCTCTTTTAGCCGCTAAGCTGGTGATGGAATTTCTCTTCGCATGCTACACATACGAAAAGTGCGGAGTAAGGTAG
- a CDS encoding DUF2070 family protein: MTDSKFEGFRKGYKWLFRLPGTSLMLSATAGIFMLELLLALAVGYDVRLFLTSAFTTGLPYLVSVLADRSVLTPRRALGFFLVYLLLLLPLILLKKPPVAASTVTVLLSFLVFIAVARRRALILYLSVYLALTYLFAPTYAYASLTVLVLYALLVLPVLLTIDKRVRQVASVGGLRYLRGFLRYTLSGEKDEVEECIKASSTRKTVPIHVFIFRSGSEVIGRLVVSGVHPGPLRTLGSSTLPEKVVTKCPPTLFLKAPAGHGENLAVSSEVDRVAEEVCGALPLKELPSTVRLGLAQGKLVSSLAIRLPGVSLCLLDPQVPMEDLPPSLREEFERKGIVLADLHNMISEDYLQLPESPDSAPELYLEVLRTIQESLEASVAEGQLKAGFAWIGFSDGVSIGKAGIACLAVEVGGKTVGVISFDGNNMTPKLKARLLQEVGKRVDYLLVGTTDTHVLTGVFQGVDYYPVGTFNEEALLERSMKCLEEAKNSMRECSVLYGVHPVSSFFMDNTKLKGLSAATRLNVRDGLILAVIALALYPLLLFLT, translated from the coding sequence ATGACGGATTCGAAGTTTGAGGGGTTCAGGAAGGGTTACAAGTGGCTCTTTAGGCTACCGGGAACCAGTTTGATGCTCTCCGCAACTGCCGGCATCTTTATGCTTGAGCTCCTCCTTGCCCTAGCGGTCGGCTATGATGTGCGGCTTTTTCTCACAAGCGCTTTTACTACAGGCTTGCCTTACTTGGTATCGGTACTCGCTGACCGGAGTGTGTTAACCCCGAGAAGGGCTCTAGGCTTTTTCCTAGTGTATCTCCTTTTACTGCTGCCACTCATTCTTCTTAAAAAGCCGCCTGTTGCCGCGTCGACGGTCACGGTTCTCTTGTCTTTCCTCGTGTTCATCGCCGTGGCCAGGAGGCGCGCACTCATCCTGTATCTGTCTGTCTACCTAGCGCTCACGTATCTCTTCGCTCCGACTTACGCATACGCCTCCCTAACGGTACTCGTTCTCTATGCTCTGCTGGTGCTCCCGGTTCTTCTCACCATCGATAAAAGGGTGAGGCAGGTTGCCAGTGTTGGGGGGCTTAGATACCTCAGAGGCTTCCTCAGGTACACGCTCTCGGGGGAGAAGGACGAGGTGGAGGAGTGCATTAAAGCCTCCTCTACTAGAAAGACCGTTCCTATTCACGTCTTCATTTTCAGGAGTGGAAGCGAGGTGATAGGCAGGCTCGTTGTATCCGGGGTTCACCCGGGACCTTTGAGAACCCTAGGAAGTAGCACGCTTCCAGAAAAAGTCGTCACGAAGTGCCCTCCGACCCTCTTTCTCAAGGCACCGGCGGGTCATGGGGAGAATTTAGCTGTGAGCAGTGAAGTTGACAGAGTAGCGGAAGAAGTCTGCGGTGCCCTGCCCCTCAAGGAGCTTCCGTCCACTGTCCGTCTCGGCCTGGCTCAAGGGAAGCTTGTTAGTAGCCTAGCAATAAGACTCCCAGGGGTCTCTCTGTGCCTCTTAGACCCGCAGGTCCCCATGGAGGACTTGCCGCCATCCCTCAGAGAAGAGTTCGAGCGAAAGGGGATAGTTCTCGCGGATCTGCACAACATGATCAGTGAAGACTACCTGCAGTTGCCGGAGTCCCCGGACAGTGCACCCGAGCTCTACTTGGAGGTGCTGCGAACTATACAAGAATCGCTGGAGGCAAGCGTGGCCGAAGGGCAACTTAAAGCGGGCTTCGCGTGGATCGGCTTCAGTGACGGCGTCAGTATTGGGAAAGCTGGCATCGCGTGCTTGGCTGTAGAGGTGGGGGGTAAGACTGTCGGAGTTATTAGCTTTGATGGAAATAACATGACGCCCAAACTCAAGGCTAGGCTCCTCCAAGAGGTTGGCAAGCGCGTCGACTACCTTCTCGTGGGGACCACGGATACGCACGTACTAACAGGCGTGTTCCAGGGGGTCGACTACTACCCTGTCGGGACCTTTAACGAGGAGGCTCTCTTGGAGAGAAGCATGAAGTGCTTGGAGGAGGCTAAGAACAGCATGAGGGAATGCAGCGTACTCTACGGAGTCCACCCGGTGAGTTCCTTCTTCATGGATAACACCAAGCTGAAGGGGTTATCGGCGGCTACAAGGCTCAACGTCAGGGATGGTTTAATCTTAGCGGTGATCGCGCTCGCACTGTACCCCTTGCTCCTTTTTCTGACTTGA
- a CDS encoding 50S ribosomal protein L16 has protein sequence MPLRPGRCYRHFGTPPYTRLEYIKSNPPVLIPKFDLGNAQGNFNTTLKLVVLKPGQIRANALEAARQHANKYLSSKVGDTNYFMRIAVYPHHILRENKMMAMAGADRLQDGMRLSFGTPVGRAARVETNQPIIIVKVDSKNLEHAKEALRRAASKIPLPTRIVVETAG, from the coding sequence ATGCCGCTGAGACCTGGCAGGTGTTACAGGCACTTTGGCACGCCACCTTACACAAGGCTCGAGTACATTAAGAGCAATCCCCCAGTACTTATACCGAAGTTTGACCTAGGCAACGCTCAGGGGAACTTTAACACCACCCTCAAACTTGTAGTCCTCAAGCCCGGCCAGATCAGAGCCAACGCGCTCGAGGCCGCTAGACAGCACGCCAACAAGTACCTCTCATCGAAAGTCGGAGACACGAACTACTTCATGAGGATAGCTGTTTACCCGCACCACATCCTGCGTGAGAACAAGATGATGGCAATGGCAGGCGCTGACAGGCTTCAGGACGGCATGAGGCTGTCCTTCGGCACACCTGTGGGTAGGGCTGCTAGGGTTGAAACCAATCAGCCCATAATAATAGTCAAGGTGGACTCCAAGAACCTGGAACACGCCAAGGAAGCCCTGAGGAGAGCAGCCTCAAAGATACCCCTACCAACACGTATCGTGGTTGAAACGGCTGGCTAG
- a CDS encoding 50S ribosomal protein L22, giving the protein MPTWRYSVELDPSRTAKASLRDVSMSYKATVETLRLIRGKKLSEAKKILEEIASMKRPVPFRKFNGKVGHKRGIGGPGRYPVKVAKKLLALLDNLENNAEFKGLDVENLWIVHAAAHQSFKIRNYLPRAFGRATPYYDQLVHVEVIGEERT; this is encoded by the coding sequence ATGCCTACGTGGCGATATAGTGTCGAGTTGGACCCTTCAAGGACGGCGAAAGCCTCGCTCAGGGATGTAAGCATGTCTTACAAGGCCACCGTCGAGACTCTGAGGCTGATCAGGGGCAAGAAGCTCAGTGAGGCTAAGAAGATATTGGAAGAGATAGCTTCAATGAAAAGGCCTGTGCCCTTCAGAAAGTTCAACGGGAAGGTTGGGCACAAGAGGGGGATTGGTGGCCCCGGAAGGTACCCGGTGAAAGTTGCTAAGAAGCTTTTGGCCCTGCTGGATAACCTGGAGAACAACGCGGAGTTTAAGGGTCTAGACGTGGAGAATCTATGGATAGTTCATGCAGCCGCGCATCAGAGCTTCAAGATCAGGAATTACCTTCCAAGGGCCTTTGGAAGGGCGACGCCATACTACGACCAGCTAGTTCACGTTGAAGTGATTGGCGAGGAGCGGACTTAA